One genomic segment of Streptomyces sp. NBC_00239 includes these proteins:
- a CDS encoding FG-GAP repeat domain-containing protein, which yields MSQFRTSAAVLGGAVATALALTASPLSSPFLAAPAHALAHPGAQGGSAVPAAPLKIAPGSQLLSAGPTGLQTYDGEGRVWTKYADGSQTRLGPASQWPSTGDFGAVSDIVATHEKTPPGTPAGPVTLTDTATGSATTIPLSASDDYVGTVGGTVLVSRDLDGGETALYLLDRADGGSSPRKVTGLPSDIAWFDEVAAATPGRALVQYGYDSPKGPGGGGYALVDLADGRVLSVQSFGGYESTWVALSASHVAVVSSDHGDEADPAPLLRVVDLRTGEVRESPSPLGKPDLFGIVGDWFVYGNRTPVEAGSPGADHTLKAVPIAGGTPRTLLDHATSLAAAPDGGLLASGGTLAAGEGVYRISVGANGAPAVSLTAGTGEPTKVEVLETDVEKAVALDERSHRMRWKLSRTNVKATVTITHTATGQTGTWHPWAPPAGAGWVDLDWARNLATPGRPLSAPNGDYTWKATFTPVNGIGPATSATGAFKVTRKSHPHDYTDNGTPDLLDRDSAGRLWLHDAVWNPRMYPTGEFRERKQVPGNWAGYDRIVAAGNAAGAAAGDLVSRDSAGVLWLHLGKANGTFDTRIKVGAGWKIYKQLTALGDVTNDGRADLLATDAAGVMWLYRGTGSWKTPYLPRKKAGAGWQGYNKILSVGDIGGAKAGDLVARDSAGVLWFMQGKGDGTFAPRVKIEAGWGGFPHLVGLGDGDRDGRPDLFASNARAEYLYRSTGDAVRPFNWRYTLRQDYPGNPVYTSVF from the coding sequence ATGTCGCAGTTCCGGACGTCCGCCGCAGTGCTCGGCGGGGCTGTCGCGACCGCGCTCGCACTCACCGCAAGTCCGCTGTCGAGCCCGTTCCTCGCGGCTCCGGCGCACGCGCTGGCGCACCCGGGCGCGCAGGGCGGGTCCGCCGTTCCGGCCGCGCCCCTGAAGATCGCGCCCGGCTCGCAGCTGCTCAGCGCGGGCCCCACCGGCCTCCAGACCTACGACGGCGAGGGCCGGGTGTGGACGAAGTACGCCGACGGCTCGCAGACCCGGCTGGGCCCGGCCTCGCAGTGGCCGAGCACCGGTGACTTCGGAGCGGTGTCCGACATCGTGGCCACCCACGAGAAGACCCCGCCGGGGACGCCGGCCGGCCCGGTCACCCTGACGGACACCGCGACCGGAAGCGCGACCACGATCCCGCTGTCCGCGTCCGACGACTACGTCGGAACCGTCGGGGGGACGGTGCTGGTGTCCAGGGACCTGGACGGCGGCGAGACCGCGCTCTACCTCCTCGATCGGGCGGACGGTGGGTCGTCGCCCCGCAAGGTCACCGGCCTGCCCTCCGACATCGCCTGGTTCGACGAGGTGGCCGCCGCCACTCCCGGCCGCGCGCTCGTGCAGTACGGGTACGACAGCCCCAAGGGGCCGGGGGGCGGGGGCTACGCGCTGGTCGACCTCGCCGACGGCCGGGTCCTGTCGGTCCAGTCGTTCGGCGGGTACGAGTCCACGTGGGTGGCCCTTTCCGCGTCACATGTCGCCGTCGTCTCCTCCGACCACGGGGACGAGGCCGATCCGGCGCCGCTACTGCGGGTCGTCGACCTGCGCACGGGGGAGGTCAGGGAGTCCCCGTCCCCGCTCGGGAAGCCCGATCTGTTCGGGATCGTCGGTGACTGGTTCGTGTACGGAAACCGGACGCCGGTCGAGGCCGGCAGCCCCGGGGCCGACCACACCCTCAAGGCCGTACCGATCGCCGGCGGCACCCCCCGCACCCTGCTGGACCACGCGACCAGCCTCGCCGCCGCTCCCGACGGCGGACTGCTGGCGTCGGGGGGCACCCTCGCCGCGGGCGAGGGCGTCTACCGGATCTCGGTCGGTGCGAACGGCGCCCCCGCGGTCTCGCTCACGGCCGGCACGGGTGAGCCCACCAAGGTCGAGGTGCTGGAGACGGACGTCGAGAAGGCCGTCGCCCTCGACGAGCGCTCGCACCGGATGCGCTGGAAGCTGTCCCGGACGAACGTGAAGGCCACCGTCACGATCACCCACACCGCCACCGGGCAGACGGGCACCTGGCACCCGTGGGCCCCGCCGGCCGGAGCGGGCTGGGTGGACCTGGACTGGGCACGGAACCTCGCCACCCCCGGCCGCCCGCTTTCGGCGCCCAACGGCGACTACACCTGGAAGGCCACCTTCACCCCCGTCAACGGCATCGGCCCGGCCACCAGCGCCACCGGCGCCTTCAAGGTGACCCGCAAGTCCCACCCCCACGACTACACCGACAACGGCACCCCGGACCTCCTGGACCGCGACTCCGCGGGCCGGCTCTGGCTCCACGACGCCGTCTGGAACCCGCGCATGTATCCGACGGGCGAGTTCCGCGAGCGCAAGCAGGTCCCCGGCAACTGGGCGGGGTACGACCGGATCGTCGCGGCGGGCAACGCGGCGGGCGCGGCCGCGGGCGACCTCGTCTCGCGCGACTCCGCGGGCGTCCTGTGGCTCCACCTCGGCAAGGCCAACGGCACCTTCGACACCCGCATCAAGGTGGGCGCCGGCTGGAAGATCTACAAGCAGCTCACGGCCCTCGGCGACGTCACGAACGACGGCAGGGCGGACCTCCTCGCCACCGACGCCGCCGGGGTGATGTGGCTCTATCGGGGCACGGGCTCCTGGAAGACCCCGTACCTGCCGCGCAAGAAGGCCGGTGCGGGCTGGCAGGGCTACAACAAGATCCTGTCCGTCGGCGACATCGGCGGAGCCAAGGCGGGCGACCTCGTCGCCCGGGACTCGGCCGGGGTCCTGTGGTTCATGCAGGGCAAGGGCGACGGCACCTTCGCCCCCCGCGTCAAGATCGAGGCCGGCTGGGGCGGCTTCCCGCACCTGGTGGGCCTCGGCGACGGCGACCGCGACGGCCGGCCCGACCTGTTCGCCTCGAACGCGAGGGCGGAGTACCTGTACCGCTCCACCGGCGATGCCGTCAGGCCCTTCAACTGGCGCTACACCCTCCGCCAGGACTACCCGGGCAACCCGGTCTACACGTCCGTCTTCTGA
- a CDS encoding Bax inhibitor-1/YccA family protein, producing the protein MRSSNPVFSRRGFSRDNGYAGFDAQQVQAGTATNPYATNPYATDPQTGMPAAPARGSVMTIDDVVSRTAMTLGTVILTAVLAWVLLPVDPANINKSFGIAIGAALVAFVLAMVQSFKRTPVPALIIAYAAFEGVFLGVLSAAVSEQIGSSVVVQAVLGTLCVFAGVLFAYKMRWIRVTRRFYGFVMAAAMGFMLLMVANLLFSVFGGGDGLGFRSGGLGILFGVIGVILGACFLALDFKQVEDGVTYGAPREESWLAAFGLTMTLVWIYLEMLRLFSILSGDD; encoded by the coding sequence ATGAGGAGCAGCAACCCGGTCTTCTCGCGACGGGGGTTCAGCCGCGACAACGGCTACGCGGGCTTTGACGCGCAGCAGGTGCAGGCCGGGACCGCGACCAACCCGTACGCGACGAATCCTTACGCCACGGACCCGCAGACCGGCATGCCGGCCGCGCCCGCCCGCGGCAGTGTGATGACCATCGACGACGTGGTGAGCCGTACGGCCATGACGCTCGGCACGGTCATCCTCACGGCCGTGCTGGCCTGGGTCCTGCTTCCGGTCGACCCGGCCAACATCAACAAGTCGTTCGGCATCGCCATCGGCGCGGCCCTCGTCGCGTTCGTGCTGGCGATGGTGCAGAGCTTCAAGCGCACCCCGGTCCCCGCGCTGATCATCGCCTACGCGGCCTTCGAGGGCGTCTTCCTCGGCGTCCTGAGCGCGGCCGTCAGCGAGCAGATCGGCAGCAGCGTCGTCGTGCAGGCCGTGCTCGGCACGCTGTGCGTGTTCGCCGGCGTGCTGTTCGCGTACAAGATGCGCTGGATCCGCGTGACCCGCCGCTTCTACGGCTTCGTGATGGCCGCGGCCATGGGCTTCATGCTGCTGATGGTCGCCAACCTGCTGTTCTCCGTCTTCGGCGGCGGTGACGGCCTCGGCTTCCGCAGTGGCGGCCTCGGCATCCTGTTCGGCGTCATCGGCGTCATCCTCGGCGCCTGCTTCCTCGCCCTCGACTTCAAGCAGGTCGAGGACGGCGTGACGTACGGTGCCCCGCGCGAGGAGTCCTGGCTGGCGGCCTTCGGCCTCACCATGACCCTGGTGTGGATCTACCTGGAGATGCTGCGGCTGTTCTCCATCCTCTCCGGCGACGACTAG
- a CDS encoding DUF4287 domain-containing protein, translated as MSVEFSEETHRNMISRIPECTGRDMSDWLRAVDEGPSLVRFEEKLSWLRGEYELSYGQAKAIIHEYDLRRAARRRG; from the coding sequence ATGTCCGTAGAGTTCTCCGAGGAAACCCACCGGAACATGATTTCCCGTATCCCCGAATGCACCGGTCGTGACATGTCCGACTGGCTCCGCGCCGTCGACGAGGGCCCCTCCCTCGTCCGCTTCGAGGAGAAGCTCAGCTGGCTGCGCGGCGAGTACGAGCTCTCGTACGGCCAGGCCAAGGCGATCATCCACGAGTACGACCTCCGCCGCGCCGCCCGCAGGCGGGGTTAG
- a CDS encoding acetyl-CoA C-acetyltransferase, protein MPEAVIVSAARSPIGRAFKGSLKDIRPDDLTATIIQAALAKVPELDPRDIDDLMLGCGLPGGEQGHNLGRIVSVQMGMDHLPGCTVTRYCSSSLQTSRMALHAIKAGEGDVFISAGVEMVSRSVKGTSDGLPDTHNPFFADAEARTGAVAQSEGASWHDPREDGLVPDAYISMGQTAENLARLKGVTRQDMDEFGVRSQNLAEAAIKNGFWAREITPVTTPDGTVVSTDDGPRAGVTLEGVQGLKPVFRPDGLVTAGNCCPLNDGAAALVIMSDTKARELGLTPLARIVSTGVSGLSPEIMGLGPVEASKQALKRAGLTIGDIDLVEINEAFAAQVIPSYRDLGVDLDKLNVNGGAIAIGHPFGMTGARITGTLINSLQFHDKQFGLETMCVGGGQGMAMVIERLS, encoded by the coding sequence ATGCCCGAAGCCGTCATCGTTTCCGCTGCCCGCTCGCCCATCGGCCGCGCCTTCAAGGGGTCCCTCAAGGACATCCGGCCGGACGACCTGACGGCCACGATCATCCAGGCCGCGCTGGCCAAGGTGCCCGAGCTGGACCCGCGCGACATCGACGACCTGATGCTCGGCTGCGGCCTGCCCGGCGGCGAGCAGGGCCACAACCTGGGCCGGATCGTCTCCGTCCAGATGGGCATGGACCACCTGCCGGGCTGCACCGTCACCCGGTACTGCTCCTCCTCGCTGCAGACCTCCCGGATGGCGCTGCACGCCATCAAGGCGGGCGAGGGCGACGTCTTCATCTCGGCGGGCGTCGAGATGGTCTCCCGGTCGGTGAAGGGCACCAGCGACGGCCTGCCGGACACCCACAACCCGTTCTTCGCGGACGCCGAGGCCCGTACGGGCGCGGTCGCGCAGAGCGAGGGCGCCTCGTGGCACGACCCGCGCGAGGACGGCCTGGTGCCGGACGCGTACATCTCGATGGGCCAGACGGCCGAGAACCTGGCCCGCCTCAAGGGCGTCACCCGCCAGGACATGGACGAGTTCGGCGTCCGCTCCCAGAACCTCGCCGAGGCCGCCATCAAGAACGGCTTCTGGGCGCGCGAGATCACCCCGGTCACCACGCCGGACGGCACGGTCGTCAGCACGGACGACGGCCCGCGCGCCGGCGTCACCCTGGAGGGCGTGCAGGGCCTGAAGCCCGTCTTCCGCCCCGACGGCCTGGTCACCGCCGGCAACTGCTGCCCGCTGAACGACGGCGCCGCCGCGCTCGTCATCATGAGCGACACCAAGGCGCGCGAGCTGGGCCTGACCCCGCTGGCCCGCATCGTCTCCACCGGCGTCTCCGGCCTGTCCCCCGAGATCATGGGACTGGGCCCGGTCGAGGCCAGCAAGCAGGCCCTGAAGCGGGCCGGCCTGACCATCGGCGACATCGACCTGGTCGAGATCAACGAGGCCTTCGCGGCGCAGGTGATCCCGTCCTACCGCGACCTCGGCGTGGACCTCGACAAGCTGAACGTCAACGGCGGCGCCATCGCCATCGGTCACCCGTTCGGGATGACCGGTGCCCGCATCACCGGCACCCTGATCAACAGCCTGCAGTTCCACGACAAGCAGTTCGGCCTGGAGACCATGTGCGTCGGCGGCGGCCAGGGCATGGCGATGGTCATCGAGCGGCTGAGCTGA
- a CDS encoding SGNH/GDSL hydrolase family protein: MSRARTARRIAAGAAYGGGGIGLLGAATVGLVLAEVQLAKRTVGTGLAHPPRADGRYGTEFAGPDAARAEPLRLAMLGDSTAAGLGVHRARQTPAALLSSGLAAVAERPVELRNVAQSGAMSDDLDRQVRLILDDAGFLPDISVIMIGANDVTRRMPPTQSVRLLAAAVRRLRGAGSEVVVGTCPDLGTIEPVYQPLRWVARRVSRQLAAAQTIGVIEQGGRTVSMGDLLGPEFAANPREMFGPDSYHPSAEGYATAAMAVLPTVCAALGLWPEADRLDTGRNEDMLPVAKAASAAAGQAGTEVTAARAPWALLKYRRRRRVPEADPEQAHL; the protein is encoded by the coding sequence GTGTCACGGGCGAGGACGGCGCGCCGGATCGCGGCCGGCGCGGCGTACGGCGGGGGCGGCATCGGTCTGCTCGGCGCGGCGACGGTCGGTCTGGTGCTGGCCGAGGTGCAACTGGCGAAGCGGACCGTGGGCACGGGGCTCGCCCACCCGCCGAGAGCCGACGGCCGGTACGGGACGGAGTTCGCCGGGCCGGACGCGGCCCGCGCGGAGCCGCTGCGGCTGGCCATGCTGGGCGACTCCACGGCCGCCGGGCTGGGCGTGCACCGGGCCCGGCAGACCCCGGCCGCGCTCCTGTCGTCCGGGCTGGCGGCGGTGGCCGAGCGCCCGGTGGAACTGCGCAACGTGGCCCAGTCGGGTGCCATGTCCGACGACCTCGACCGGCAGGTCCGGCTGATCCTCGACGACGCCGGCTTCCTCCCCGACATCTCGGTGATCATGATCGGCGCGAACGACGTGACCCGCCGGATGCCCCCCACCCAGTCGGTGCGGCTGCTGGCGGCAGCCGTACGGCGGCTGCGGGGCGCCGGGTCGGAGGTGGTCGTGGGCACCTGCCCCGACCTGGGCACGATCGAGCCGGTCTACCAGCCGCTGCGGTGGGTGGCCCGGCGGGTCTCCCGGCAGCTGGCGGCCGCCCAGACCATCGGCGTCATCGAGCAGGGCGGCCGTACGGTCTCCATGGGAGACCTGCTGGGGCCGGAGTTCGCGGCGAACCCGCGGGAGATGTTCGGGCCGGACTCCTACCACCCGTCGGCCGAGGGGTACGCGACCGCGGCGATGGCGGTGCTGCCGACGGTGTGCGCGGCGCTGGGACTGTGGCCGGAGGCGGACCGCCTGGACACCGGGCGCAACGAGGACATGCTGCCGGTCGCCAAGGCGGCATCGGCTGCGGCCGGGCAGGCGGGCACCGAAGTCACGGCGGCCCGCGCCCCGTGGGCCCTCCTCAAGTACCGACGCCGCCGCCGGGTCCCCGAGGCAGACCCGGAACAGGCCCACTTGTAG